In one Polaribacter sp. ALD11 genomic region, the following are encoded:
- a CDS encoding sensor histidine kinase codes for MLLIAAFFIGNSLITPKITSVTEDLIQDLIQGNLKAKENIVAYEFNQLNNSFKNSQKILQNSENNSFKFLKEKLLFTADLATEDQSIHHSFVSIIPSNNIEEIYFFNKKDSLYRRDIKTFMKEISFVKDEVLIDTIITSNRKVINRKVYAKKLPNNTTVYTGYDVDLIAFWSYFSEAYKGGGGYTVVANKEGICMLHPDTKHIGKKITTYFSTITLEQILKSSLKVNGYYVPDKVNSLKDKATSEFLGLEVLRYFDTIKIGNTPLIVIVNFPLDIHLKETTKNVQRYFSWISFLAFAIFTLLLLASRMQLKKEYVENLKVVEEKEHLKNSNEKYQKENAILQLNQLKKKINPHFLFNSLNSLHVLIDLNPDLSQQFVLKLADVYRYLLNNREGNLISVKKEITFLEQYVFLQEIRFNKSLNVTIVNNCDDTILIKKIPFLSLETLVENAIKHNEITKKNPLVIEISINKDSIIVKNNFTPRKNKSKDSHHIGLNYLGNTYQYYQISTFKTAVIGGEFVCVLPYIT; via the coding sequence ATGCTATTGATAGCTGCTTTTTTTATAGGTAATTCTTTAATTACTCCTAAAATCACATCAGTTACAGAAGATTTGATACAAGACCTTATTCAAGGAAATTTAAAGGCTAAAGAAAATATTGTAGCGTATGAGTTTAATCAATTGAATAACTCCTTCAAAAATTCACAAAAAATCCTTCAAAATTCAGAAAATAATTCTTTTAAATTTTTAAAGGAAAAACTACTCTTTACAGCAGATTTAGCTACAGAAGACCAAAGTATTCATCATAGTTTTGTGTCTATAATTCCATCTAATAATATTGAGGAAATATATTTTTTTAATAAAAAAGATTCTTTGTACCGTAGAGATATTAAAACGTTTATGAAAGAGATTTCTTTTGTAAAAGACGAGGTTTTAATAGATACTATTATTACAAGCAATCGAAAGGTAATTAATCGAAAGGTTTATGCGAAAAAACTACCAAATAACACAACTGTTTATACAGGTTATGATGTTGATTTAATAGCATTTTGGAGTTACTTTTCTGAAGCCTATAAAGGTGGTGGTGGCTATACGGTAGTTGCGAATAAAGAAGGTATTTGCATGTTACATCCTGACACAAAACATATAGGGAAAAAAATAACAACATATTTTAGTACAATTACTCTCGAACAGATTTTGAAAAGTTCCCTTAAAGTTAACGGATATTATGTGCCTGATAAGGTGAACTCTTTAAAAGATAAAGCAACGTCAGAGTTTTTAGGATTAGAAGTCTTACGTTATTTCGATACTATTAAAATAGGAAATACACCTTTAATTGTTATTGTAAATTTCCCTTTAGATATCCACTTGAAAGAAACAACAAAGAATGTACAACGGTATTTTTCATGGATTAGTTTTTTAGCTTTTGCTATATTTACCTTACTCTTGTTGGCTTCTAGAATGCAGTTGAAAAAAGAATACGTAGAAAACTTAAAAGTTGTTGAAGAAAAGGAACACCTAAAAAACAGCAACGAAAAGTATCAAAAGGAAAATGCTATTCTTCAATTAAATCAATTAAAGAAAAAAATTAATCCACATTTTTTATTTAATAGCCTAAATTCATTACATGTCTTAATAGATTTAAACCCAGATTTGTCACAGCAATTTGTATTGAAGCTTGCAGATGTTTATAGATATCTTTTAAACAATAGAGAAGGGAATTTAATTTCCGTAAAAAAAGAAATTACCTTTTTAGAACAGTATGTTTTTTTACAAGAAATTAGATTTAACAAAAGCCTAAATGTAACAATAGTTAATAATTGTGATGATACAATTTTAATTAAAAAAATTCCATTTTTATCTTTAGAGACATTGGTTGAAAATGCAATTAAGCATAACGAAATAACTAAAAAGAATCCTTTAGTTATTGAAATTTCTATCAATAAAGATTCTATTATAGTTAAAAATAATTTTACACCTAGAAAGAATAAATCTAAAGATAGCCATCATATAGGACTGAATTATTTAGGAAATACATACCAATATTATCAAATATCGACCTTTAAAACAGCAGTTATAGGTGGGGAATTTGTATGTGTATTGCCATACATCACCTGA
- a CDS encoding LytTR family DNA-binding domain-containing protein, translating to MDIVIIEDEDLAAESLEKLLRKSDYPIHIKKRLESVAQSIEWFKENSCDLILSDIHLGDGESFEIFEDLKVNIPIIFTTAFDQYAIQSFQFFAIDYLLKPYDKNKLNKALQKYTNYTATPVNDYSDLENLLSHLKSSGDSKVEQERFLVSRGEKLISIRASEIAYFMAENKSLFLFTTKGDSYLYDDTILNLDLKLSKKDFFKINRKFIVRHSAIKTIVKYSQNRLKIALEPSSKVNDFILISSKNVRNFKEWLNN from the coding sequence ATGGACATTGTTATTATTGAAGATGAAGATTTAGCAGCTGAATCGTTAGAAAAATTATTGAGAAAAAGTGATTATCCAATACATATAAAAAAACGACTAGAAAGTGTAGCGCAGTCTATAGAGTGGTTTAAAGAGAATAGTTGCGATTTAATTCTAAGTGATATTCATTTAGGTGATGGAGAGAGTTTTGAAATATTCGAAGACTTAAAAGTTAATATTCCTATAATTTTTACAACAGCATTTGACCAATATGCAATACAGTCCTTTCAGTTTTTTGCTATCGATTATTTATTAAAACCTTATGATAAAAATAAATTAAATAAGGCTCTTCAAAAATACACAAATTACACAGCAACTCCAGTTAATGATTATAGTGATTTAGAAAATTTATTATCTCATTTAAAGAGTTCTGGTGATAGTAAAGTAGAACAAGAGCGGTTTTTAGTTTCTAGAGGAGAAAAATTAATTTCTATAAGAGCTAGTGAGATTGCGTATTTTATGGCAGAAAATAAGTCGCTTTTTTTATTTACCACCAAAGGGGATAGTTATTTGTATGACGATACTATATTGAATTTAGATTTAAAATTATCAAAAAAAGATTTTTTTAAAATAAATAGAAAATTCATTGTAAGGCATAGTGCCATAAAAACAATTGTAAAATACAGTCAGAATAGATTAAAGATAGCATTAGAACCATCTTCTAAAGTCAACGACTTTATTTTAATTAGTTCTAAAAATGTTCGTAATTTTAAAGAATGGTTAAATAATTAA
- the aroC gene encoding chorismate synthase, with protein sequence MSFNSFGNLLRVTTYGESHGTAIGGVIDGFPAGLEIDFEAIQNELNRRKPGQSKIVTQRKEPDTVEFLSGIFEGKTTGTSIGFIIRNTNQKSKDYNHNTNVYRPSHADFTYDQKYGFRDFRGGGRSSARETANWVVAGALAKQLISSININAFTSSVGEIFIDKPYQDLDFSKTESNIVRCPDEASAEKMINRIQEIRKAGDTIGGTITCVAKNVPVGLGEPIFNKLHAELGKAMLSINAVKGFEFGSGFCGAKMKGSEHNDIFNADGSTQSNLSGGIQGGISNGMDIYFRVAFKPVATIMSSQQTINSENKITEITGKGRHDPCVVPRAVPIVEAMTALVLADFWLLNRTRKI encoded by the coding sequence ATGTCATTTAATTCTTTTGGAAATTTATTAAGAGTTACAACCTATGGTGAATCTCATGGAACTGCTATTGGTGGTGTTATAGATGGTTTTCCTGCTGGTTTAGAAATTGATTTTGAAGCGATTCAAAATGAATTAAACAGACGCAAGCCTGGGCAATCAAAAATTGTTACACAACGTAAAGAACCGGATACAGTAGAGTTTCTGTCAGGTATTTTTGAAGGAAAAACAACAGGAACTTCAATTGGTTTTATAATTAGGAATACCAATCAGAAATCTAAAGACTATAATCATAATACCAATGTGTATAGACCATCTCATGCAGATTTTACCTATGATCAAAAATACGGTTTTAGAGATTTTAGAGGTGGTGGAAGAAGTTCTGCTCGTGAAACAGCAAATTGGGTTGTAGCTGGTGCTTTAGCTAAACAGTTAATTTCGTCTATAAATATTAATGCTTTTACTTCTTCTGTTGGTGAAATTTTTATAGATAAACCTTATCAAGATTTAGATTTTTCTAAAACTGAAAGTAACATTGTTCGTTGTCCTGATGAAGCTTCCGCAGAAAAAATGATAAATAGAATACAAGAAATTAGAAAAGCCGGAGATACTATTGGTGGTACTATTACTTGTGTTGCAAAAAATGTACCTGTTGGTTTAGGTGAGCCTATTTTTAATAAATTACATGCAGAATTAGGTAAAGCGATGCTTTCTATTAATGCTGTAAAAGGTTTTGAATTTGGTAGCGGATTTTGTGGTGCTAAAATGAAAGGTTCTGAGCATAATGATATTTTTAATGCTGATGGCTCTACGCAGTCTAATCTTTCCGGAGGAATTCAAGGAGGAATTAGTAACGGAATGGATATTTACTTTAGAGTTGCCTTTAAACCTGTTGCAACAATAATGAGTTCTCAACAAACCATTAATTCTGAAAATAAAATTACAGAAATCACAGGAAAAGGAAGACATGACCCTTGTGTTGTACCAAGAGCTGTACCAATTGTAGAAGCGATGACTGCTTTGGTACTAGCCGATTTTTGGTTACTTAATAGAACTAGAAAAATTTAA
- a CDS encoding phytase — translation MNLYLKYSFIVGLLSVFSCTKGSKLPAILPDVITEKALNDTDDPAIWVHPTDPSKSIVFGTDKKTNGAIYAYNLEGEIIEEKTIRNIKRPNNVDVAYGFHINDSTKVDLLVFTERETQQIRIFSIPEMKALDEGGFIVFEDEENIENRLPMGIATYKSPIDSSFYAIVGRKSGPTKGYLYQYKLSLEDAQIKTTLVRKFGEFSGKKEIEAIAIDAEMGFVYYSDEGHCIRKYYAEPSKGNQEIACFGGAYFERDIEGIAIAKQENETGYIIVSDQQKGQFNLFDRKTNEFVKAVNLTTLETDGCDVVTTPLNKTFKSGLFVAMNNDRNFYFYDLEKLLK, via the coding sequence ATGAATTTATACCTAAAATATAGTTTTATTGTTGGTCTTTTAAGTGTCTTTTCTTGTACTAAAGGAAGTAAGCTGCCAGCAATTTTACCAGATGTAATTACAGAAAAAGCTTTAAATGATACTGATGATCCTGCCATTTGGGTTCATCCAACAGATCCATCAAAAAGTATTGTTTTTGGTACTGATAAAAAAACCAATGGTGCCATTTATGCATACAATTTAGAAGGTGAAATTATAGAGGAGAAAACCATTAGAAATATTAAAAGACCCAATAACGTAGATGTAGCTTATGGTTTTCATATTAATGATTCTACAAAGGTTGATCTTTTAGTATTTACGGAAAGAGAAACACAACAAATAAGAATTTTTTCTATTCCAGAGATGAAAGCATTGGATGAAGGAGGTTTTATTGTTTTTGAAGATGAGGAAAATATTGAAAACAGACTTCCTATGGGAATAGCTACCTATAAATCACCTATTGATAGTAGCTTTTATGCAATAGTAGGAAGAAAATCAGGGCCAACTAAAGGATATTTATATCAGTATAAACTAAGTTTAGAAGATGCTCAAATAAAGACGACTTTGGTACGTAAGTTTGGTGAATTTAGTGGTAAGAAAGAAATTGAAGCTATTGCTATTGATGCAGAAATGGGCTTTGTTTACTATTCAGATGAAGGGCATTGCATTCGTAAATATTATGCAGAACCTTCAAAAGGAAATCAGGAGATCGCTTGTTTTGGTGGTGCATATTTTGAAAGAGATATTGAAGGAATAGCCATCGCTAAACAGGAAAATGAAACAGGATATATTATTGTTTCAGATCAACAAAAAGGGCAATTTAATTTGTTTGACAGAAAAACAAATGAGTTTGTGAAAGCAGTAAATTTAACGACATTAGAAACAGATGGTTGTGACGTTGTGACCACGCCTTTAAATAAAACATTTAAAAGTGGTTTGTTTGTTGCAATGAATAACGATAGGAATTTTTATTTTTATGATTTAGAGAAGTTATTAAAATAA
- a CDS encoding TonB-dependent receptor — protein MICISFTSKELSAQTGNIKGLIIDENGISVPGANIVIENLKKGDISDFDGRFTILSVSAKKHIIKVSYLGYNDITKEVLVKENETVTVEFELNSESIQLDNIVIKSYRLNGQARALNSQKNKQNITNIVSTDQIGKFPDANIGDAVKRIPGITMQVDQGEARNVIIRGLAPQLNSVTLNGSRIPSAEGDNRNVQMDLIPSDMIQLIEVNKAVTPDMDADALGGSVNLVTKTSPNGFRASATLGGGLNFITNKEKLNGSFLVGGKSKNKKFGWMFSASLNNNDFGSDNVEAEWTSKAENTNGDDVEVKPYIAESDVRTYIVERIRRSFSANFDYALDANNTIYFKSMYNWRDDRENRFRLRYKKIKAELDASNNIIGYEGEIDRQTKGGIDNDRNKNTRLEDQRMQNYSLGGNHIFGNLEMDWMSSYAKASEERLNERYISYRVKDVALNEALNDSEFPLITAVNASDVAISKFKLKEITAENKYTDEKDFNTFVNFKLPANFFDTNNGFIKFGIRSKIKEKGRSNNFYEYEPLNSDLDKLSAVPLVDQTDANYLAGSKYVAGQFADNKFLGSLDLKNATLFEEKDEPSEYLRKNYNVKEEVYAGYLMVNQKISDKFTVLAGVRVEATRTEATGKNIKDEEDVLGDITKEKKYINILPGVHLKYNLSNETVFRFAWTNTLARPNYKDIVPSIDVVNDDEEIVVGNPNLKATTSMNFDIMAEHYFESIGIVSGGVFQKNIEDFIYTYQTKTTNDIYGSNTTGFDVFQPQNGDDASILGAEISFQRQLDFLPGFAKNFSIMLNYTYLTSSTNGIRNEDGEERTDLDLPGTTPNMFNASLAYASKKLSLRLSANYSDSYIDEIGGSAFQDRYYGEQFLVDFNGSYRIGNGFSTYFSVNNITDQPLRYFQGVKARTMQMEYYGRSVTIGLKYDLFKK, from the coding sequence ATGATATGCATATCATTTACAAGTAAAGAATTATCTGCACAGACAGGAAATATAAAAGGTTTAATAATAGATGAAAATGGTATCTCTGTTCCGGGAGCTAATATTGTAATAGAAAACCTTAAAAAAGGAGATATTTCAGACTTCGATGGTAGGTTTACTATTTTATCCGTTTCAGCAAAAAAACATATTATTAAAGTTTCTTATTTAGGATATAATGATATAACAAAAGAAGTTTTAGTTAAAGAAAATGAAACAGTAACAGTAGAATTTGAGTTAAATTCAGAAAGTATACAGCTTGATAATATTGTAATTAAATCATACAGATTAAACGGGCAAGCAAGAGCTTTAAATTCACAAAAAAATAAACAAAATATTACAAATATTGTATCTACAGATCAAATAGGGAAATTTCCTGATGCTAATATAGGTGATGCTGTAAAACGTATTCCCGGAATTACTATGCAAGTAGATCAAGGAGAAGCACGTAATGTAATTATTAGAGGTTTAGCACCGCAATTAAATTCAGTTACCTTAAATGGAAGTCGTATTCCTTCAGCCGAAGGCGATAATAGAAATGTTCAAATGGATTTAATTCCATCTGATATGATTCAATTGATTGAGGTAAACAAAGCGGTAACACCAGATATGGATGCTGATGCTTTAGGTGGTTCTGTAAACTTGGTTACGAAAACATCTCCTAACGGATTTAGAGCTTCTGCTACACTTGGTGGTGGTCTAAACTTTATAACGAACAAAGAAAAGTTAAATGGCTCTTTTTTAGTTGGTGGTAAATCTAAAAATAAAAAATTTGGATGGATGTTCTCTGCTTCCCTAAATAATAACGATTTTGGATCTGATAATGTAGAAGCAGAATGGACCAGTAAAGCTGAAAATACAAATGGAGATGACGTAGAAGTGAAACCCTACATTGCTGAATCTGACGTTAGAACGTATATAGTAGAACGTATTCGTCGTAGTTTTTCTGCAAATTTTGATTATGCTTTAGATGCCAATAATACTATTTATTTTAAAAGTATGTATAACTGGAGAGATGATAGAGAAAATCGTTTCAGATTACGTTACAAAAAAATTAAAGCAGAATTAGATGCTTCAAATAATATTATTGGTTACGAAGGTGAAATAGATAGACAAACAAAAGGAGGGATTGATAATGATAGAAACAAAAATACACGTCTCGAAGACCAACGGATGCAAAATTACAGTTTAGGTGGTAATCATATATTTGGTAACTTAGAAATGGATTGGATGTCTTCTTATGCAAAAGCATCTGAAGAGCGTTTAAATGAGCGCTATATTTCTTATAGAGTAAAAGATGTTGCCTTAAATGAAGCCTTAAATGACTCAGAGTTTCCTTTAATTACAGCAGTTAATGCAAGCGATGTAGCTATTAGTAAGTTTAAACTAAAAGAAATTACAGCAGAGAATAAATACACAGATGAAAAAGATTTTAACACATTTGTAAATTTTAAACTACCGGCTAACTTTTTTGATACGAATAATGGGTTTATAAAATTTGGAATCCGTTCTAAGATAAAAGAAAAAGGAAGAAGTAATAACTTTTATGAATATGAGCCTTTAAATTCAGATTTAGACAAACTATCTGCTGTACCTTTAGTAGATCAAACTGATGCAAATTACTTAGCAGGTAGCAAATATGTTGCAGGACAATTTGCAGATAATAAATTTTTAGGGAGTTTAGATTTAAAAAATGCAACTTTATTTGAGGAAAAAGATGAACCTAGCGAATATCTTAGGAAAAATTATAATGTTAAAGAAGAAGTGTATGCTGGTTACCTTATGGTAAATCAAAAAATATCTGACAAGTTTACCGTACTAGCAGGTGTAAGAGTAGAGGCTACAAGAACAGAAGCAACAGGAAAAAATATTAAAGATGAAGAAGATGTTTTAGGTGATATTACTAAAGAAAAAAAATATATAAATATTTTACCAGGAGTGCATCTAAAATACAATTTAAGTAACGAAACAGTTTTCCGTTTTGCATGGACAAACACGCTGGCAAGACCAAACTATAAAGATATTGTGCCTAGTATAGATGTGGTGAATGACGATGAAGAAATAGTTGTAGGAAATCCAAATTTAAAAGCAACAACCTCTATGAATTTTGATATAATGGCAGAGCATTATTTTGAAAGTATTGGTATTGTTTCTGGAGGAGTATTCCAAAAAAATATTGAAGATTTTATTTATACGTATCAGACAAAAACTACGAATGATATTTATGGATCAAATACGACAGGTTTTGATGTATTTCAACCACAAAACGGAGATGATGCTAGTATTTTGGGAGCTGAAATAAGTTTTCAACGTCAGTTAGATTTTTTACCAGGATTTGCCAAAAACTTCAGCATTATGTTAAATTATACATATTTAACATCAAGTACAAATGGTATTAGAAATGAAGACGGTGAAGAAAGAACCGATTTAGATTTACCAGGTACAACACCAAACATGTTTAATGCATCTTTAGCCTACGCTAGTAAGAAACTAAGCTTACGTTTGTCTGCAAACTATTCAGATTCTTATATTGATGAAATTGGAGGAAGTGCTTTTCAAGATAGATATTATGGCGAGCAGTTTTTAGTAGATTTTAATGGATCTTACAGAATAGGAAATGGGTTTAGTACTTATTTTTCTGTGAATAATATTACAGATCAACCATTGCGTTATTTTCAGGGTGTTAAAGCGAGAACAATGCAAATGGAGTATTATGGAAGAAGTGTAACTATAGGATTGAAATATGATTTATTTAAAAAATAA
- a CDS encoding DUF3467 domain-containing protein — MEENQNKDGQLNIELDQEIAEGTYSNLAIINHSVSEFIVDFINIMPGVPKAKVKSRIILTPQHAKRLTKALADNVRKFEEANGEIKDYEQPPVPMNFGPTGQA; from the coding sequence ATGGAAGAAAATCAAAATAAAGACGGACAACTAAATATAGAATTAGACCAAGAAATTGCAGAAGGAACATATTCTAACTTGGCAATTATCAATCATTCTGTATCAGAATTTATTGTAGATTTTATTAATATTATGCCTGGTGTACCAAAGGCTAAAGTAAAATCTAGAATTATATTAACACCGCAGCACGCAAAGAGATTAACTAAAGCATTAGCAGATAATGTTCGAAAATTTGAGGAAGCTAATGGTGAAATTAAAGATTATGAACAACCTCCAGTACCAATGAATTTCGGCCCTACAGGGCAAGCATAA